Proteins found in one Triticum aestivum cultivar Chinese Spring chromosome 4D, IWGSC CS RefSeq v2.1, whole genome shotgun sequence genomic segment:
- the LOC123096910 gene encoding uncharacterized protein isoform X2 gives MAASSSSSLRIPTPTHHLAVGACPRRLPFHVVSPQQAPAPGDGDDANGPTGVPVPFYRAGSCSGGGRRRRWCARRWTTSCAPRGAAAVACCRNKQQGSFCLAHASPSFGRSSR, from the coding sequence atggccgcctcctcctcctcctcgctccggATCCCCACACCAACCCACCACCTCGCCGTGGGGGCGTGTCCGCGGCGGCTGCCCTTCCACGTCGTCTCCCCACAGCAGGCGCCGGcaccgggcgacggcgacgacgccaACGGGCCCACCGGCGTGCCCGTGCCCTTCTACCGTGCGGGCAGCTGTTCCGGCGGGGGTCGACGCCGCAGGTGGTGCGCGAGGAGGTGGACGACTTCCTGTGCTCCGAGAGGGGCTGCCGCCGTCGCGTGCTGCCGGAACAAGCAGCAGGGGAGCTTCTGCTTGGCGCATGCGTCTCCTTCCTTCGGCAGAAGTAGCAG